Below is a window of Verrucomicrobiota bacterium DNA.
CTGCCTGATGCGGCTAGCCGTCGCGGATGACGCGCCCGAGACTGTGCCCACATCCACGCTCGAATCCTCTGACGCTCCACGTTTCGGCTCCGACAGCTTCAGCCTTCAGCCAGTCCCCGTTCGTCCCACGCGCTTTGGGCGACTACGAGTTGATCGAAGAGATCGCACGCGGCGGAATGGGAATTGTCTATAAGGCGCGGCAGAAAAACTTGAACCGCATCGTCGCGGTCAAGCTGCTCCTCTTTGGCGAATTGTCCAGTGATGCGTTCATCCAACGCTTCCGCGTCGAAGCCCAAGCGGCCGCCAGCCTCAAACATCCGAATATCGTTCCGATCTTCGAAATCGGTTGTGCCGCCGGCCAGCATTACTTCTCGATGGAATATGTGGACGGGCAGAACCTGGCGCAGTTGGTCCGGGACAAACCGCTCGCTCCCAAGAAAGCCGCGGCGTACGTGAAGACCATCGCCGAAGCGATTCACTCGGCGCATGAGCGAGGGATTTTGCACCGAGATTTGAAGCCGTCGAACGTGTTGATCGATACGGAGAACCGGGTGCGCATTACCGACTTCGGCCTGGCGAAGCGGTTTGGAGTCCCGCCTTCAGGCGGCCCGGCGCCAGAACCGGCTGAAGCCGGGACTCCAAGCGAGTTGACCCTCACAGGCCAAGTGCTGGGGACGCCGAATTACTTGTCGCCTGAACAAGCGATGGCGCGAAAGGATTTGAGCGCCGCCACGGACGTTTATGCACTCGGCGGAATTCTTTACTACCTGTTGACTGCACGTCCGCCGTTCCAAGCCGAGACGTTGACCGAAACATTACAGCAGGTGGTGAACGCCGAACCGGTCTCGCCGCGACTCTTGAACGCGAGCGTGCCGGTGGATTTGGAGACGATTTGTCTGAAGTGCTTGGAGAAGGAATCGGACCGCCGTTACGGTTCCGCCGAAGAACTAGCCACCGAGTTGGACCGGTTCCTGAGAAACGAACCGATACAAGCGCGACCGATTGCTCGCACGGAAATGGTCTGGCGCTGGTGTCGGCGGAATCCAGTGATGGCGAGCCTCAGTGCCGCCACGGTTTTGCTCCTGCTCATCGTGGCGATTGGCTCGACCGTGGCTGCGATTCGAATTTCCGCGGCGAATCAGCGTTCGCGCGCCAACGAACGCATCGCCCGCGAGCGCCTGTACGCTGCGGACATGAACTCCATCCAGCAAGCCCTGTTGAACAACAATTTTGGCCGAGCGCGCGACTTGCTCGACCGGCATCGCCCCGGTCCAGGCGAGGAGGATTTCCGCGGCTGGGAATGGCGGTATTTCTGGAAAGCGGCACAGGGTGACGAGGCGGTGACGCTGTCCGGCCACTCCGACACAATAACCGATCTGGCCTTCTCGCCGGATGGCGCGATCCTGGCGTCGTGCAGTCAGGATCGAACCGTCAAGTTATGGGATTGGCGTGGCCGCCGTCTGCTGACGACCATCAGGGGGAATTCCGAAAGTTGCTGGTCCGTTGTTTTCACCCACGATGGCCAAAGCGTTTTAATGCGCTCAGGAGATGGCGAAATCATGGTGTGGGATGTGTCGAGCGGAACGCTGCGCCATCGTTTCGGGGGAGGCCTGGCGCCTACACCTCGGACGATGGCCGCTTCTCCCACTGAAATGTTGGTGGCAATCGACAATTGGGATCAACGACGAGGCGCCTTTGTCGTGCAACTTTGGGACGGTGCCACCAATTCGGTTGTCGAGACGCTCCCTGGCGAAGGGCGATGGGTAGAATTCTCGGGCGATGGAAGGTTAGTCGCCGCGGTGGGCGCTGGAAACGTAATGACAGTCTGGAACGCACGCACCCGCCAGTTGGTCCGGCAGTTTCAAGCTTTCGAACCACCGGCCAGCGTCTATCGCTTCGCGCTCGCCCACGACGGTTCAAAGATCCTCGCGGGCTACTACGATGGACGGACTGCTGTCTGGGATACCTCCACGGGGCACTGCTTGCACTTTGGCAGCAACCATATCGATCGGGCTCGGGCCCTGGCATTTTCGCCCGATGGAATGTTCTACGCCTCCGGCGGCCCCGATCAAACCGTGCGCCTTTGGGAAACCAAGAGTGGCCGCGAGCTGGATGTTTTCCGTGGACATGGCAATGAAGTCTGGGCCGCCGCCTTTTCGCGCGATAGCAAGACCTTGGCCACCGCCGGCCGTGATACGACCATCAAACTCTGGAATGTAGCAACTGCCCGATCGTCCGATGGGATTACGTCCGGAGGCTCGACGCGGGATTCGCCCGCGGCCATTTCGCCGGATGGAAAGTTTATGGCTGGACGGAGCATTCCTCCGAACGGGGCCCAGCCGGCGCGTGTGACTGCTGGCACGGAAGGACGATACTTGTCGGGGAATGATGCTCGAATGACAATCTGGGACATTCAAAGCGGCCGCTCTGAAAGGCAATTCAATGATTCTCCGCGTGTTCTCACCTGGAGCGCTCGCGACAACAGGATCGCGACTCTGTCGTCGAATTTGACGTGGAAGCTGTGGGAACCCTCACGATCTGAACCGGCGAGAGTCGTCAACATCGACGAACCGAGCGCCCAGATGCAAGGTCAATTTGGGCTGTTGTCATCGTCGGGCCGATTCGTCGCGATCCGTCTAGGCACAGACGCGAAACAGGTCGCGGTTTGGGACATGGGTCGCGGCGCCCGCCTTGGTTCGCTCGTCACGCGGGCTCGCGTTCAGGGAACCTATTTTTCCCTGGATGAGAACCTTCTGGCTTTTTCGGCCACCGACCAAACTCTAACGCTGGTGGAATTGCCGAGCCTTCGAGAGGTCGGCGTGTTGCGGGGACACCGTGGCGCCTATGTCGTGCCTGCGTTTTCTCTGGATGGAAAACTGCTCGCCACAGGCGCGTCGGATAACCTGATCAAGTTGTGGGACCGAACCGCGTTGCGCGAGATTGCGACTTTGGTCGGACACAAAGCAGGCATTTATCGCCTGGAATTTTCACCGGACGGGCGGACGCTTGTTTCGGCCAGCGGCGACCATACGGCGCGGCTTTGGCATGTCGCTTCCCGACAGGAAATGGCGACGTTCCAGCATGATAACGGCGTATTCTTCGCCACATTTTCACCGGATGGACGGACCTTGGTGACTCAAGCATTCGGGAAGCTCGAACTGCGGTTGTGGCACGCGCCTTCTTTTGAGGAAATCGCGGCGTTGGAACAATTCCGCCAGGCAGAGCATTGAAAGCCAATCACTAGAGCCAGAATGAGAAACGCTGGCCTGCCGGTCAAAGTCGGGCTTCATCGGCTGTAACCCTCTTCCTCTCGCCCGCTGTAACCTTTCCCGCCTTTTGGGTCTGTAAGCGGGCATCACAACATCCACCACTGCAACCACCCTTTTTCTAACCTCTCTCATCGCCGTCCTGGCTTTCCGCGCCTGGCACTTGCCCGAGCCGAGTTATCACGACAAAAAACTCAGCGCCTGGCTGGCAGACCTGGACACACTCGACCCCGCAAAGCACGAAACCGCCGGACAGGCCATCCGCGCCATCGGCACGAATGCTTTGCCCATTCTCATCCGGCTTCTTCACGCGAGAGATTCCGCCCTCAAACGCGCGCTGATCAATCTTGGCGAGCAATATCCATTCATCCCGCTCCAACTGACGCCAGCCGAGGACCGCTACGGAAGCGCGCTTCAAGCCTGCCGCGTCCTTGGACCGCTGGCGGTGCCGGCCATCGCGCGAATCATGCCATTCCTGGACGGCAACCGTTCCGTCGAGGCGGTCAAAGTCCTGGTCGCGATCGGTCCGGAGACCATTCCTCCACTGCAATCCGCATTCACGAGCCAGAGCGAGGCCGTGCGAGTGTCAGCCATCGCCGCGTTGGGCACTCTCGCCCGGCAATCGGAGGAGATCGTGCCCTTGTTAATCCCGCGGCTGGGCGAGAAGAGTGATCAGATTCGC
It encodes the following:
- a CDS encoding HEAT repeat domain-containing protein → MPEPSYHDKKLSAWLADLDTLDPAKHETAGQAIRAIGTNALPILIRLLHARDSALKRALINLGEQYPFIPLQLTPAEDRYGSALQACRVLGPLAVPAIARIMPFLDGNRSVEAVKVLVAIGPETIPPLQSAFTSQSEAVRVSAIAALGTLARQSEEIVPLLIPRLGEKSDQIRITAAWALGRFGVEARTALPTLSALTNDSSYSVREQAVRAIQRIGFEPAQR